A section of the Euwallacea similis isolate ESF13 chromosome 9, ESF131.1, whole genome shotgun sequence genome encodes:
- the LOC136410876 gene encoding beta-hexosaminidase subunit beta-like isoform X1, with product MNEFKIFVLVLGLGMCNASSPGPLIFATKGAVWPKPQQHNTSDSFFILRPRIFKFNILKNISSSCNFLENSLARYWKLLQFDVTLKKYQQKNKKSEQVDGLMYLEYLDVNLTGQCDDQAFPGIKMDESYRLWLLPNRKELQAASIWGILRGLETFSHLVYKSDNGQSLRLNATMIKDFPRYKHRGLLIDTSRHFIPLDKIFLTLDAMSYNKMNVLHWHIVDDQSFPYVSTKFPELSDKGAYNRYTKVYFPEDIRDVIEYARLRGIRVLPEFDSPGHTSSWGLSHPEILTSCEILNIYGPMDPSKEDTFTFLNQLFSDVRDSFKDDFFHLGGDEVDFLCWKADPNITEFMKMQHINSYEDLESYYVQRVVDMVAKLNFKSIVWEEVFENDVKLPNDTLVHVWKMNWNDTIKKVTASGKYALLSSCWYLDKLESGGDWRDFYLCDPTDFDGVPAQQELVLGGEACMWGETVNEYNIISRVWPRACTTAEKLWSANLGKHDLIEPAQRLEEHTCRMNRRGIGAQPPNGAGYCD from the exons atgaatgaatttaaaatttttgtccTTGTATTAGGCTTAGGGATGTGTAACGCATCTAGTCCAGGCCCTCTAATATTCGCAACTAAAGGGGCAGTATGGCCCAAACCTCAACAACACAACACCAGCGacagtttctttattttgcgACCCAGAATCTTCAAATTCAAC ATTCTCAAAAACATCAGCTCCTCCTGCAACTTCCTGGAAAATTCTCTGGCCAGATATTGGAAATTGTTGCAATTTGATGTCACTCTAAAGAAATATCagcaaaagaataaaaaaagtgagCAAGTTGATGGATTGATGTATTTGGAGTATTTGGATGTGAATTTGACTGGACAATGTGATGACCAGGCCTTTCCAGGAATAAAAATGGACGAGTCTt ATCGCTTGTGGCTATTACCAAACAGAAAGGAGCTTCAAGCAGCTTCAATCTGGGGCATTCTTCGAGGGCTAGAAACTTTCTCTCACCTGGTCTATAAGAGTGATAATGGTCAATCg CTGAGGCTTAACGCTACTATGATAAAAGACTTCCCCCGCTACAAACACCGAGGCTTATTAATCGACACTTCAAGGCACTTCATTCCTCtggataaaattttcttaactcTGGATGCGATGTCTTACAATAAAATGAACGTGCTGCACTGGCACATAGTGGATGACCAAAGCTTTCCTTATGTCAGTACAAAATTTCCAGAGCTTAG CGATAAGGGAGCATACAATCGATATACCAAAGTATATTTTCCAGAAGATATTCGTGATGTTATCGAGTATGCAAGATTGAGAGGCATAAGGGTACTTCCCGAGTTTGATAGTCCTG GTCATACTAGCTCCTGGGGGTTATCTCACCCAGAAATTCTAACCTCCTGTGAGATACTGAATATTTACGGACCTATGGACCCGAGCAAAGAAGACACTTTCACCTTtctaaatcaattatttagtGACGTTAGAGACAGTTTTAAGGACGATTTCTTTCATCTTGGAGGGGATGAAGTTGACTTTTTGTGCTG GAAGGCGGATCCAAACATAACAGAGTTCATGAAAATGCAACACATAAACTCGTATGAAGATTTAGAAAGCTACTACGTGCAAAGGGTGGTAGACATGGTTGCTAAGCTCAACTTTAAATCCATTGTTTGGGAGgaggtttttgaaaatgacGTCAAACTGCCTAATGACACTTTGGTGCATGTATGGAAAATGAACTGGAATGATACCATAAAAAAG GTGACAGCTTCAGGAAAATATGCTCTCTTATCCTCATGTTGGTACCTCGACAAACTAGAATCGGGGGGCGATTGGCGGGATTTCTATCTGTGCGACCCCACTGATTTCGATGGAGTCCCTGCACAGCAGGAATTGGTTCTAGGAG GAGAGGCATGTATGTGGGGAGAAACAGTAAACGAATACAACATAATCAGCAGGGTGTGGCCTAGGGCTTGCACAACAGCTGAAAAGTTATGGTCTGCAAATTTGGGCAAACATGACCTGATCGAACCAGCACAGAGGTTGGAGGAGCACACCTGCAGAATGAACAGGCGAGGAATTGGGGCCCAGCCCCCCAATGGAGCTGGATACTGTGACTAA
- the LOC136410876 gene encoding beta-hexosaminidase subunit alpha-like isoform X2, whose protein sequence is MNEFKIFVLVLGLGMCNASSPGPLIFATKGAVWPKPQQHNTSDSFFILRPRIFKFNVSTVHSSCNFLENSLARYWKLLQFDVTLKKYQQKNKKSEQVDGLMYLEYLDVNLTGQCDDQAFPGIKMDESYRLWLLPNRKELQAASIWGILRGLETFSHLVYKSDNGQSLRLNATMIKDFPRYKHRGLLIDTSRHFIPLDKIFLTLDAMSYNKMNVLHWHIVDDQSFPYVSTKFPELSDKGAYNRYTKVYFPEDIRDVIEYARLRGIRVLPEFDSPGHTSSWGLSHPEILTSCEILNIYGPMDPSKEDTFTFLNQLFSDVRDSFKDDFFHLGGDEVDFLCWKADPNITEFMKMQHINSYEDLESYYVQRVVDMVAKLNFKSIVWEEVFENDVKLPNDTLVHVWKMNWNDTIKKVTASGKYALLSSCWYLDKLESGGDWRDFYLCDPTDFDGVPAQQELVLGGEACMWGETVNEYNIISRVWPRACTTAEKLWSANLGKHDLIEPAQRLEEHTCRMNRRGIGAQPPNGAGYCD, encoded by the exons atgaatgaatttaaaatttttgtccTTGTATTAGGCTTAGGGATGTGTAACGCATCTAGTCCAGGCCCTCTAATATTCGCAACTAAAGGGGCAGTATGGCCCAAACCTCAACAACACAACACCAGCGacagtttctttattttgcgACCCAGAATCTTCAAATTCAACGTGAGTACTGTTCA CTCCTCCTGCAACTTCCTGGAAAATTCTCTGGCCAGATATTGGAAATTGTTGCAATTTGATGTCACTCTAAAGAAATATCagcaaaagaataaaaaaagtgagCAAGTTGATGGATTGATGTATTTGGAGTATTTGGATGTGAATTTGACTGGACAATGTGATGACCAGGCCTTTCCAGGAATAAAAATGGACGAGTCTt ATCGCTTGTGGCTATTACCAAACAGAAAGGAGCTTCAAGCAGCTTCAATCTGGGGCATTCTTCGAGGGCTAGAAACTTTCTCTCACCTGGTCTATAAGAGTGATAATGGTCAATCg CTGAGGCTTAACGCTACTATGATAAAAGACTTCCCCCGCTACAAACACCGAGGCTTATTAATCGACACTTCAAGGCACTTCATTCCTCtggataaaattttcttaactcTGGATGCGATGTCTTACAATAAAATGAACGTGCTGCACTGGCACATAGTGGATGACCAAAGCTTTCCTTATGTCAGTACAAAATTTCCAGAGCTTAG CGATAAGGGAGCATACAATCGATATACCAAAGTATATTTTCCAGAAGATATTCGTGATGTTATCGAGTATGCAAGATTGAGAGGCATAAGGGTACTTCCCGAGTTTGATAGTCCTG GTCATACTAGCTCCTGGGGGTTATCTCACCCAGAAATTCTAACCTCCTGTGAGATACTGAATATTTACGGACCTATGGACCCGAGCAAAGAAGACACTTTCACCTTtctaaatcaattatttagtGACGTTAGAGACAGTTTTAAGGACGATTTCTTTCATCTTGGAGGGGATGAAGTTGACTTTTTGTGCTG GAAGGCGGATCCAAACATAACAGAGTTCATGAAAATGCAACACATAAACTCGTATGAAGATTTAGAAAGCTACTACGTGCAAAGGGTGGTAGACATGGTTGCTAAGCTCAACTTTAAATCCATTGTTTGGGAGgaggtttttgaaaatgacGTCAAACTGCCTAATGACACTTTGGTGCATGTATGGAAAATGAACTGGAATGATACCATAAAAAAG GTGACAGCTTCAGGAAAATATGCTCTCTTATCCTCATGTTGGTACCTCGACAAACTAGAATCGGGGGGCGATTGGCGGGATTTCTATCTGTGCGACCCCACTGATTTCGATGGAGTCCCTGCACAGCAGGAATTGGTTCTAGGAG GAGAGGCATGTATGTGGGGAGAAACAGTAAACGAATACAACATAATCAGCAGGGTGTGGCCTAGGGCTTGCACAACAGCTGAAAAGTTATGGTCTGCAAATTTGGGCAAACATGACCTGATCGAACCAGCACAGAGGTTGGAGGAGCACACCTGCAGAATGAACAGGCGAGGAATTGGGGCCCAGCCCCCCAATGGAGCTGGATACTGTGACTAA
- the LOC136410928 gene encoding beta-hexosaminidase subunit alpha-like, with translation MKSLTALVLIVACADAYVVNPGPKYPATKGYVWPAPQQQLSIETYYSVNVQKFAFKASETCNILYNAQHRYLEIIQTQVPALGRIKVSNDNNYLGELAQVTINLTDICDDNAYPNIDMDESYILNVAEDGASISAQTVWGALRAMETFSQLLYLAEDGISTRINTTSIVDSPRFPHRGILVDTSRHFIPLEQLKQIIDAMTFNKLNVFHWHIVDDQSFPFVSMTFPELSAQGAYHPQLYVYSPDDVAEIIEYSRQRGIRVIPEFDSPGHTRSWGISHPELLTPCNSIQQGSYGPMDPTKNLTYTFVEDLFAEVRKMFRDQFIHLGGDEVDFDCWESDDNITAFMTEKNITSYANLEGYYIQKILDAVDKLNFSSIVWEEVFSNGVNLPNETIVHVWRDWSGNSWVETMYQVTKMGKTGLLSACWYLDHLTTGGDWQTFYECEPTEFGGTPEQTKLLLGGEACMWSEVVNQYNIVQRIFPRASAAAEKLWSAKVENIDTNFVSRRLEEHVCRMNKRGIPAQPPNAAGFCL, from the exons ATGAAGAGCTTGACAGCACTCGTTTTAATCGTGGCCTGTGCTGATGCATATGTAGTCAACCCAGGCCCTAAATACCCAGCAACCAAGGGCTATGTGTGGCCCGCGCCACAGCAACAACTCTCTATTGAAACCTACTACAGTGTTAACGTCCAGAAGTTTGCTTTTAAG GCTAGCGAAACCTGCAACATCCTCTACAATGCCCAACACAGGTACCTGGAAATTATCCAGACTCAAGTACCAGCACTGGGAAGAATTAAAGTTAGCAATGACAACAATTACTTAGGGGAATTGGCACAAGTCACCATCAATTTGACCGATATTTGCGACGATAATGCTTATCCTAATATAGATATGGATGAGTCCT ATATCTTAAATGTAGCAGAAGATGGCGCTAGTATATCCGCTCAGACAGTCTGGGGAGCCCTTAGAGCTATGGAGACTTTTTCTCAGTTGTTGTATTTAGCAGAAGACGGCATCAGC ACTCGCATAAATACTACCAGCATTGTTGACTCCCCCAGATTTCCCCATCGGGGAATTCTAGTGGATACCTCTCGGCATTTCATCCCACTTGAGCAACTCAAGCAAATAATTGACGCCATGACCTTCAATAAGCTTAACGTCTTTCATTGGCACATCGTTGACGACCAAAGTTTCCCCTTTGTTAGCATGACCTTCCCGGAATTGAG TGCGCAAGGCGCCTACCACCCCCAACTCTACGTCTACAGCCCCGATGACGTTGCTGAAATCATTGAGTACTCCAGGCAACGAGGCATTAGAGTCATCCCAGAATTTGATAGTCCTG gaCACACGAGATCCTGGGGAATCTCCCACCCAGAGCTCCTCACCCCTTGTAACTCTATCCAGCAAGGCTCTTATGGTCCCATGGACCCCACCAAAAATCTCACCTACACTTTCGTTGAGGACTTGTTCGCTGAAGTCCGTAAGATGTTCCGTGACCAGTTTATCCATCTAGGAGGAGATGAAGTGGATTTTGATTGCTG GGAAAGCGATGATAATATAACCGCCTTCATGacagaaaaaaacataacCAGCTATGCAAACCTGGAAGGTTACTATATTCAGAAGATACTAGATGCAGTGGATAAGCTTAACTTTAGTTCAATAGTATGGGAAGAAGTTTTCAGTAACGGTGTGAATTTACCCAACGAAACCATTGTCCATGTTTGGAGGGATTGGAGTGGTAACAGCTGGGTTGAGACTATGTACCAG GTAACAAAAATGGGCAAAACTGGCCTACTCTCCGCCTGCTGGTATCTCGATCATTTGACCACAGGTGGCGATTGGCAAACGTTCTACGAATGCGAACCCACCGAATTCGGCGGAACCCCCGAACAAACGAAACTCCTTTTAGGAG GGGAAGCTTGTATGTGGTCAGAAGTCGTCAACCAATACAACATAGTGCAGAGGATCTTCCCCAGAGCTTCGGCAGCAGCGGAAAAATTATGGTCAGCCAAAGTGGAAAATATTGACACAAATTTCGTTTCAAGGAGATTAGAGGAGCATGTATGTAGGATGAATAAGAGAGGTATTCCTGCTCAGCCGCCGAATGCTGCGGGCTTCTGTTtgtaa